From one Natrinema saccharevitans genomic stretch:
- a CDS encoding metal ABC transporter substrate-binding protein gives MPQYTRRRLIATGLGAATISASAGCLGDSNSNQGATAQASFFVFGDFASEIAGGVTTAETLVPIGRHGHGWEPGPKMQGTVLGSALFLYGMEGFQPWADDLVTSLRDDDADVDIVAAGAGIDLIEGGHDHGHDEHHAGEHEDGHDGEGEYGHGGETPWVWAGLYHLEAGSYTYTFHDGPDSKMQLAVLETEEGGDHGIHHAEEAATHLYGNHDTHTPVEDGGTLTPSSEALYHLRFADSGETTFTLDVETEGHYVLFGQHVPAEFDATLTDDSGSAIEPEVTESAGEHDHGGEHNHEHESDHEGDHEHESDGDHEGDHEGEDGHGHNHSGGTDPHFWLDPERAKQAVDNIQSGFVDVDGDNSETYAENAETYRDRLGELDDSFQSTLESASKDVVFVAGHNAFHYLGQRYGFEVQTLTGLSPDDQPTPKDIERAQEIIAEHDLEYVCADPLESQTAANRLVEETDATEILPLTPIPGQTQEWADEDWGYVDIMENVNLETLATALDAE, from the coding sequence ATGCCGCAGTACACTCGACGACGACTCATCGCGACTGGACTCGGTGCCGCCACGATCAGTGCTTCCGCGGGTTGCCTGGGCGATAGCAACTCGAATCAGGGAGCGACAGCACAGGCGTCATTTTTTGTGTTCGGTGACTTCGCGAGTGAGATCGCCGGCGGCGTCACGACGGCGGAGACACTCGTCCCGATCGGCCGACACGGCCACGGTTGGGAACCGGGACCCAAGATGCAGGGAACCGTCCTCGGCTCGGCCCTCTTCCTCTACGGGATGGAAGGATTCCAACCGTGGGCCGACGATCTCGTGACGAGTCTCCGTGACGACGATGCCGATGTCGACATCGTCGCTGCCGGTGCTGGTATCGACCTCATCGAAGGTGGTCACGATCACGGTCACGACGAACACCACGCGGGGGAACACGAGGACGGCCACGACGGCGAGGGAGAATACGGCCACGGCGGAGAGACTCCCTGGGTGTGGGCTGGTCTCTACCACCTCGAGGCTGGCTCCTACACGTACACGTTCCACGACGGACCAGACTCCAAGATGCAGCTGGCCGTCCTCGAAACCGAGGAGGGCGGCGACCACGGCATTCACCACGCCGAGGAGGCGGCAACGCACCTCTACGGCAATCACGACACGCACACGCCTGTAGAAGACGGCGGGACACTCACGCCGTCCAGCGAAGCGCTATATCACCTCCGGTTCGCGGACTCCGGCGAGACGACGTTCACCCTCGATGTCGAAACGGAGGGCCATTACGTGCTGTTCGGCCAGCACGTTCCCGCGGAGTTCGACGCGACGCTCACCGACGACAGCGGGTCGGCTATCGAACCCGAGGTGACCGAAAGCGCCGGCGAACATGACCACGGGGGAGAGCACAATCACGAACACGAAAGTGACCACGAAGGTGACCACGAACACGAGAGTGACGGTGACCACGAGGGCGATCACGAAGGAGAGGATGGACACGGGCACAACCATTCCGGTGGGACCGACCCGCACTTCTGGTTGGATCCCGAGCGCGCGAAGCAGGCGGTAGACAACATCCAGAGCGGATTCGTCGACGTCGACGGCGACAACTCCGAGACCTACGCGGAGAACGCCGAGACGTACCGCGATCGACTCGGCGAACTCGACGATTCGTTCCAGTCGACGCTGGAAAGTGCCTCGAAGGATGTCGTGTTCGTCGCCGGTCACAACGCCTTCCACTATCTCGGCCAACGCTATGGCTTCGAGGTCCAGACCCTGACGGGGCTGTCGCCGGACGACCAGCCGACCCCGAAAGACATCGAGCGGGCCCAGGAGATCATCGCCGAACACGACCTCGAGTACGTCTGTGCGGATCCGCTCGAGTCCCAGACGGCGGCGAACCGGCTCGTCGAGGAGACAGACGCCACCGAGATCCTGCCGCTAACGCCGATTCCGGGTCAGACCCAGGAGTGGGCCGACGAGGACTGGGGCTACGTCGATATTATGGAAAACGTCAATCTCGAAACGCTCGCGACGGCCCTGGACGCAGAATGA